Within Bdellovibrionales bacterium, the genomic segment GGTCCGTCAGAAATCGCTTTTAGGCAGCTACAGGAACAAACTATCACGGCAAATACAAATACAATTTCGACAGGAGCTTTTACCTCATCGACGAATCAATCAAACCTTTTGATCTGCTGGCTGAGTTACAATAGCGCAACCGAAAGTGTCTCAAGCATCAGCGACACGCACGGCAATACATACGCCAAAGCGGCGGGACCCCTTACCGGCACCGGCTCAATTGCAGGCTATAGGCAAGAGATTTGGTATGCAGCCAATATAAACGGGGGCTCAGGCCTTGACGTAACAGCCACCCTCAGCTCAACATTCAATGCTTCCAAAGATATTTCGTGCCATGAATATTCTGGAGCCGCCACATCCAGTCCAATTGACCAAGTCGTTGAGACCACTGGCAGCGGTGCCAATGCAACGACCGCTAACATGACGACAACTTCCGCAAACCAAATGATATTTTCAGCAGTTATCTACCAGGGAACGGGAACGGGTGGTCCCGGTCACACACAACGATCCTCTCTTCATACCAACTGCTCACAAGATCGAATTGTCGGTGCAGCCGGCTCTTACAATGCAAGCTTCACTAACCTCGGAGGCGAAACATGGGCTGCACAGGCCATCTCTGTAAGGTCTCAATAGAACCAATTCACCAACAGCAGGTTCAATTGAGCCTAGATTTTACTTTGTAAGTTGCAGTCGAACTGCAGGTAACGGTCCCGGATTCGGTTGAGCAAGTCGGTGTTCCACAACTAACAGAAATGATCTTATTTTCTTTGTTGTCATTTCTGAATTCGACTTTCCAATCATCACAGGCTTTCTTCCAGTTTTTCTTTGCTTCGCGATTCATGGCAGCTCCCTCTCCCTGAACGTCAGAGGTGCCTTCTGCCAATTCCCACTCCGCATTGTTCTTCTTTTCGCCAGCCTTGCCCTTTCGGATTTCGATTGTGGTGTCTTCTGCACCGGCACTGTCGACATCTTTCACATCGACAGTCTGAGCAACAGCAATGAGTATCGGCAAAAAAAATGAAACTGCAATAAATAAAGCCTTCATGTTAAATTCCTTTTTTTTCTAGCTTCTCTCTCATATCTCTAATCTCTAAACTCTAAACTCATTCAGATTTCTCAGCAGCAGGAATAAACTCTACATAAATCGGATTGTGCTCAGAAACCAAAGACAAGTCCACTCTTTCTCCTATTATGATCTCATTTTCAAGAGGAGAATAGATCCAGCTTTCCTCCGGCAGGCCTCGCCGTAATTCGACCCCATTGACGTACAATTGAAGAGATGGCTCTTTGGGTGCCATCATCAAAGGGACCCGTCGCGAAGTCAGACCAGTGAATTTCCTAGCAATATCAGCAAGTTCCCGGCCAAAAGAAGGAGAACATACCGAAGAAGTTGAGCCCTTCATCAAATCGACAATGAAGGACTCCAGTTTAATGGCCTTGGCGAAATAATCATCTCGTGCACAGACATTGTCGTTTGCTGTCACCATGATCCCGTGAGCATAAACACTCGACTCAGCCTTAAGAGCTAAAAGATTCCTGGCGAGCTCGTCCCCGCCAATTGCGCTTTGATCCTCGGCATCTGTCACAATGACGGTGAGAAAGGCCGCATGGTCACGCAAAAATCCTTTGTTGAAACCGTCCGACTTCGCCTTTGAGGTTGCCGCTTGCAATGAGTCCAGTGGGGTCTCTCGCGAGGAGCCATCGACGCCCACAGAGAGATTTTTTGAAATCACTTCAGCCCTATTTTGAGTCTCTGGAGTCACGTATCCGTTGACCAAAGAACCGCATTTTTCCGGCGTATCACATGAGGTTGTGACCACACCTATGTGATAGTGCGCCAACGAATTTAGCTGATCCAAAAAGAGACTAAAGTTTCTCTTCAATTCGTCTTGTATCAGGGACATGCTCCCAGAATCATCTATTACAAAAAGAATGTCCGTCGCTTGCCCGAAATATTCAAGTCTCACTTTGTTCGGCAGTCGATCCATTCCGATCACCTTGCCATTTGGAAGAATCTTTCTGACGGCCGCAGCTCCCGCTCGATCAATGCCCCCAAAAGACAAAACAACTACCAAGGCAACTACCGTGCAAATTAATTTCGAATGCAACAATTTGCGAGCTAATAAATTGGCTGGAGAAAAACTCGTTCGGAAAAGGTCCACACAGTTCAACAGTTGAATCCGAATTGCAATAGACATCCGTTGTCTCCCTGAATTATGCTGAGCCAGCTTTATTGGGATGATAATTAGGCTCCTCTTCTGCTGTCCAGAGTTTTTTAAGTAAATTCTGCGTTCATGCTGACAGGATGCTGCATATTTATGGATCCAATAGACAGAGGAGGTTTGACACAATGACCGGAAATCTAGATTTCTCAAATACCATACTTCTGTTTTCAGATGGGGCTTGTTCCGGAAATCCTGGCCCCGGTGGATTTGGCACAATCATAGTGACCCCAGATGGACAAGTCGAAGAACTGGGCGAACACAATCCCTCTACCACAAATAATCGAATGGAGATGATTGGAGTTCTGCGTGGGCTCCAAAAAATTAAGAACTTGACGGGCGATCTCTGGGTCCTTACGGATTCCACTTATGTTATTCGAGGAATCACACAGTGGATATGGGGTTGGAAAAAAAAGAATTGGATCACCGCCGAGGGCGCCGACGTTGCCAACAAAGACCTATGGGAATATCTCGATCAAGAGGTCAGAGCCCGACTTGCACAAGGAAAGGTGGAATGGAAATACCTTCGAGGCCATCAAGGAATTCCGGGCAACGAACGATGCGATGAGATTGCTGTGAGTTTTTCAAAAAAGAAAAACCCCGGTTTATTTAAAGGCACCCTGCTGGCTTATCCCACCGCGATCTACGACCTTCCCGACGATCTTTCTCTCCCCCCAATGAAACCAAAAACAGAAAAGTCTCCGGCCTACTCCTACCTCAGCTATGTCAACGGCAGCTTGAAGAGGCATAAAACTTGGCCGGAGTGCGAATCACAAGTGAAGGGTCGCTCTGGGGCTAAATTTAAAAAATCCACTTCCCGAGAAGATGAACAAGAAATTGTTGTCGTCTGGGGCTTAGACCCCAGCGTCCTAGACAACCTGTAAAGAATGAATTTTGAGCTTAGTTGGGCCCCCAAGGTGGCACTCAAGGTGGCTCTAAAGATGCCACTCAAGGTGGCGGAGAAAGTCTTGAATTGACTGCAAAAACCTGAGACTTCACCAAACAGCCATTTTACTACCGTTTTTTTTGTAGTCATTTCTAGTGCTTTCTTTTTAAACAGCTGACCAGTTCTTGAATCGAATCTCCATCTCTGAATACTTAGAGTTGGCCCAAGACTTGCTCTATCTATAATAAGATCGAGTGGGTTTGGTGGGATCGAATTTAAGACATGAGCCTTTTGCTCAAATAAGTACGGAGAAACCTTAAGATGTTAGCCATTTTAAGATACAAAATGCTACTGTTCGCGATTGTCACTCTCAGTGCCCTGACAGGCTATGGAGTTGCCTGCGCACCCAGCGGCTTCAAATCCAAAACCTTGCTTGAAACATCGGAAAGTTCAATCTCATTTAGAGACAGTTTAAACTCATGCAGTTTTTCTGATCCGTCCACTTTGTCAAACGTCATCAAGCAGAAATTTGATATCAGCAGTGGCGACATTCCCATAGTTGACAGCAAAGGTGTCACGAAAAAAGATATTTCCTGTGGAGACGGAAAAACAGCAGTTGACTGTTTTTACATCAAAAAATATCGCCCTGATTTGGGCGAATCAGATCTGAACAAGGGACTCCTCGGAAATTCAGCCTGCTCTCCAACGAAGTTTAGAATTACAACAGAGCTATTTATCAACGCCTGCCAGTTAGCTCTAAAAACTCCCGCCGTCAAGGATCGGCTGTTTCCTCTTGGGGTCGATAATTATGACTATCTCTATCTCACCTTCACGGGCAGACACCCCGAATTAGTAGAAGTTTCTGTTCTCAAGAGTCTTCAAAGTAATTTTGAAGATGAAACCAAGAAAGCGGTCGCGGCCTGCGCTGCAGTTGCGGGCAGCCTAGAGTCCTTGACTATTATGTAATGTGAATAAATGAATAAGGCAGAAATCAAATGAGTAAAAAATCTTATGTTTCTCGAAGAGAGTTTATCACAAAGGCAAGCCTGGCACTTGTTTCAACAGGTCTGGCTCCTCTGGATTCACTTGAAGTCGCACAACGCCTAGCGAAAAAATATCTGCCCTTGGCAGACGCGCAGGAATCGGGATCTCCAACAAGAATTATTGAAATTGGACTGCGAGCTGGCGTGCCACTCATTTATCTGGGCACAGGTAAGGAATTCAAAAGTCTCTCGACACCTCGCTACCCTAACTGCCCCTTTTCAGGCAATGCACTGACCGACGCAGGAAATAATCTG encodes:
- a CDS encoding VWA domain-containing protein, with product MSIAIRIQLLNCVDLFRTSFSPANLLARKLLHSKLICTVVALVVVLSFGGIDRAGAAAVRKILPNGKVIGMDRLPNKVRLEYFGQATDILFVIDDSGSMSLIQDELKRNFSLFLDQLNSLAHYHIGVVTTSCDTPEKCGSLVNGYVTPETQNRAEVISKNLSVGVDGSSRETPLDSLQAATSKAKSDGFNKGFLRDHAAFLTVIVTDAEDQSAIGGDELARNLLALKAESSVYAHGIMVTANDNVCARDDYFAKAIKLESFIVDLMKGSTSSVCSPSFGRELADIARKFTGLTSRRVPLMMAPKEPSLQLYVNGVELRRGLPEESWIYSPLENEIIIGERVDLSLVSEHNPIYVEFIPAAEKSE
- a CDS encoding viroplasmin family protein, translated to MTGNLDFSNTILLFSDGACSGNPGPGGFGTIIVTPDGQVEELGEHNPSTTNNRMEMIGVLRGLQKIKNLTGDLWVLTDSTYVIRGITQWIWGWKKKNWITAEGADVANKDLWEYLDQEVRARLAQGKVEWKYLRGHQGIPGNERCDEIAVSFSKKKNPGLFKGTLLAYPTAIYDLPDDLSLPPMKPKTEKSPAYSYLSYVNGSLKRHKTWPECESQVKGRSGAKFKKSTSREDEQEIVVVWGLDPSVLDNL